Proteins from a single region of Apium graveolens cultivar Ventura chromosome 7, ASM990537v1, whole genome shotgun sequence:
- the LOC141674862 gene encoding uncharacterized protein At2g29880-like, with the protein MGDACQENDNSKGKSVGYKSWTIEESNELLNLMVDAAKRGWRDSNGLFTKVTVEKKILPVLNEKLGCQKTHPQYLSHLKWFKARYTNYSKLMLFNSGFGWDPITKKITAPNEVWEEYFKVHHNHKSYRTDTFGDYDDLRIAVGNGTAIGKNAIGLGDDTDARTYDNEASKKYQPLDDLVYDYNTEAYTPDDFQDPLTQPSESINLDAPPPPTLKRKRSEFEGNSSSSANASHPDAIMQISHSVEKMVEAVKSFNNDDCSCWDLIKDLPYLDQLTRFKALKLLNTRAKKMEFVKMTPDERYAWIIFELDM; encoded by the exons ATGGGCGATGCATGTCAAGAGAATGATAATTCGAAAGGAAAAAGTGTTGGGTATAAATCTTGGACAATTGAGGAAAGTAATGAGTTATTGAATCTCATGGTTGATGCCGCAAAACGTGGTTGGCGAGATAGTAATGGTTTATTCACGAAGGTTACTGTGGAGAAAAAGATTCTTCCTGTTCTGAATgaaaaacttggttgtcaaaaAACTCATCCCCAATATCTTAGCCATTTAAAATGGTTTAAAGCTAGATACACCAACTATtcaaaattgatgttgtttaatTCTGGATTTGGATGGGATCCTATAACAAAAAAAATTACTGCTCCAAATGAAGTTTGGGAGGAGTATTTTAAg GTACATCATAATCACAAAAGTTATCGTACAGACACTTTTGGAGACTATGATGATTTAAGAATTGCAGTGGGAAATGGAACTGCTATCGGAAAGAATGCAATCGGACTAGGAGATGATACTGATGCAAGAACTTATGACAATGAAGCAAGTAAAAAATACCAACCTTTGGATGACTTGGTTTATGATTATAACACTGAAGCTTATACACCAGATGATTTTCAAGATCCTTTGACCCAACCTTCTGAATCTATTAATCTTGATGCTCCTCCCCCTCCAACACTTAAACGTAAACGATCTGAGTTCGAGGGAAATTCTAGTTCTTCTGCTAATGCTAGTCATCCAGATGCTATCATGCAAATTAGTCACTCAGTTGAGAAGATGGTTGAAGCTGTTAAGTCATTTAATAATGATGATTGTAGCTGTTGGGATCTTATCAAAGATTTGCCTTATTTGGATCAACTTACACGTTTCAAGGCACTTAAATTACTTAACACTAGAGCAAAGAAGATGGAGTTCGTGAAGATGACCCCTGATGAACGCTATGCTTGGATAATTTTTGAATTAGATATGTGA
- the LOC141674864 gene encoding uncharacterized protein LOC141674864 — protein MDMEDQEEEEKEMAEEEERKEQRQEILKILLTVNEEVLRVLNKHIVTLSNQSIPRSLTRRPVNSRGYEYIHGVLNEDLEHFRKLYRMYPQVSLKLSKIIREKTTLKYTRYICIEEMLATFLLVVGQNSRYSHIGETFNRSHFSTSQNFNKILKVLNKIAVDFMVKPGSSTPEKIRESTRFFPYFKDCIGAIDGTHIPAMVPGHDISSYRNRHGTISQNVLAACNFDLQFIYVLSGKYYLVDCGFPNRLQFLAPFRGVRYHLQDFHGQGRHPENAKELFNLRHASLRNTVERLFGIFKSRFTIFKTAPPFSFQTQAEPVLACAGLHNFLRKECRSDEFPVEADSETSATNQEEYFEPLIHETQEQQRENADAWRNDFAHEMWMNVEDRRS, from the exons ATGGATATGGAAGACCAAGAAGAGGAAGAAAAAGAGATGGCTGAAgaggaagaaagaaaagaacaacgacaggaaattttaaaaattttgttgACAGTAAATGAAGAAGTGCTCCGTGTGCTGAATAAGCACATAGTAACCCTGTCTAATCAAAGCATCCCACGTTCACTAACTAGGCGACCTGTCAATTCAAGAGGATATGAATATATTCATGGTGTTTTAAATGAGGATCTCGAACACTTTCGAAAACTTTATAGGATGTATCCGCAAGTTTCTCTTAAGCTATCCAAGATTATTAGAGAAAAAACAACTTTGAAATATACAAGATATATATGTATCGAGGAGATGCTTGCAACTTTTCTACTTGTTGTTGGTCAGAATTCTCGATATTCTCATATTGGTGAAACATTCAACCGTTCACATTTTAGTACTAGTCAAAATTTCAACAAAATTCTGAAAGTTTTGAATAAAATTGCCGTGGATTTTATGGTTAAACCTGGTTCTTCAACCCCAGAAAAAATCAGAGAAAGTACAAGGTTTTTTCCTTATTTTAAA GATTGCATAGGAGCCATTGATGGCACTCATATTCCAGCTATGGTCCCCGGACATGACATAAGCAGCTACCGTAATCGTCATGGGACAATCTCACAAAATGTTTTAGCAGCTTGCAATTTCGATTTGCAATTTATATATGTTCTTAGTG GTAAATATTATTTGGTGGATTGTGGATTTCCAAATAGACTCCAGTTTTTAGCTCCCTTCCGTGGCGTTCGTTATCATCTTCAAGATTTTCATGGTCAAGGTCGTCATCCTGAAAATGCCAAAGAATTGTTTAATCTTCGACATGCTTCCTTGAGGAATACAGTTGAGCgattatttggaatattcaaaTCACGATTTACAATTTTCAAGACGGCGCCTCCTTTTTCATTTCAAACACAAGCAGAGCCGGTTTTAGCTTGTGCGGGCTTACATAATTTTCTTCGTAAAGAATGTCGTTCAGACGAATTTCCAGTTGAAGCAGATAGTGAAACTTCAGCAACAAACCAAGAGGAGTATTTTGAACCACTTATTCATGAAACACAGGAGCAACAACGTGAAAATGCTGATGCGTGGAGAAATGATTTTGCGCATGAAATGTGGATGAATGTTGAAGATAGGCGGAGCTAG